Proteins encoded within one genomic window of Amorphus orientalis:
- the pgsA gene encoding CDP-diacylglycerol--glycerol-3-phosphate 3-phosphatidyltransferase, translating to MTSRDALTIPNILTYVRIAAVPVVAALLLVPSETARWVAVILFVVAALSDYVDGYLARALNQTTALGRMLDPIADKLIVAALLVALAADGTIVGLHVLAAVFILMREIFVSGLREFLGGTVVIHVSQVAKWKTTMQLVAIAVLLVAPLLGSVAQAAEVVGLVVLWIAAALTVWTGYDYIRGGVPHIVEAE from the coding sequence ATGACCAGCCGCGACGCGCTCACGATCCCGAACATCCTGACCTATGTCCGCATCGCGGCCGTACCGGTGGTGGCTGCCCTGCTGCTGGTTCCGAGCGAGACGGCCCGGTGGGTGGCGGTGATCCTGTTCGTGGTCGCAGCCCTTTCCGACTATGTCGACGGCTATCTGGCGCGGGCCTTGAACCAGACCACCGCGCTCGGGCGGATGCTCGATCCGATCGCCGACAAGCTGATCGTCGCCGCACTTCTGGTGGCGCTCGCCGCCGACGGCACGATCGTCGGCCTGCACGTGCTGGCCGCCGTCTTCATCCTGATGCGGGAGATCTTCGTCTCCGGACTGCGCGAGTTCCTCGGCGGCACGGTGGTGATCCACGTGAGTCAGGTGGCCAAGTGGAAGACCACGATGCAGCTCGTCGCGATCGCCGTGCTCCTGGTTGCGCCGCTGCTGGGATCGGTAGCCCAGGCGGCCGAGGTCGTCGGGTTGGTGGTGTTGTGGATCGCCGCCGCCCTTACGGTGTGGACCGGCTACGATTATATCCGGGGCGGAGTGCCCCATATCGTCGAGGCCGAGTGA